One segment of Thermosynechococcus sp. HN-54 DNA contains the following:
- a CDS encoding N-acetyltransferase: protein MIEIRAAEVTDLPSVAQLVALSFHPGGGWQALWRSFVQLGIEQDLRDRWQRERPHYHCWLAVLSTGTAALCVGSVEVQLREIKGEPKPYLSNLAVHPHYRRRGIGRRLLHTVEGGLCATYSDLYLHVLAHNQAAQQLYACCGFEVVEEGFTFWGERKLLLRKSLAGDRPYSPSPISSWV from the coding sequence ATGATTGAGATTCGTGCGGCAGAAGTCACCGACCTGCCAAGTGTGGCTCAACTCGTGGCACTGAGTTTTCATCCCGGTGGCGGCTGGCAAGCCCTTTGGCGCAGTTTTGTCCAGTTGGGGATTGAGCAGGATTTGCGCGATCGCTGGCAGCGCGAGCGTCCCCACTACCACTGTTGGCTAGCCGTCCTATCCACGGGAACCGCTGCTCTATGTGTGGGGAGTGTTGAAGTACAGCTCCGTGAGATCAAGGGTGAACCAAAACCGTATCTCTCCAATTTGGCGGTGCATCCGCACTACCGGCGTCGCGGCATTGGCCGTCGCTTGCTACACACTGTTGAGGGCGGCCTTTGCGCCACCTACTCCGATCTTTATCTCCACGTTCTTGCTCACAATCAAGCAGCGCAGCAGTTATATGCCTGCTGTGGCTTTGAAGTGGTTGAGGAAGGATTTACCTTTTGGGGAGAGCGGAAATTGCTGCTGCGGAAGTCCCTCGCGGGCGATCGCCCCTATTCCCCTTCGCCCATTTCCTCGTGGGTATGA
- a CDS encoding DUF58 domain-containing protein, with the protein MIKLRRLSQSLEERWVTPAYAGLLLLGMNLFLFAAAINSMAGWLYVITGIIFGLLLVAAILPPRYLRGLVLERAKLDPVHAGDRLRLTVLLTNATQKPRHNLQVIDPVPRALWSATQREAPQQAIERLPPQETITWQYDLIPPRRGIYEWQQLILRTAAPLGLFWCRRAFPVPQQVVVYPQVLQLQQCPLLDQLGQEISQEWRDRQHHLHVAQEGITRALRPYRWGDPLRLVHWRTSARYGELRVREFDTFSGGNAVTVALDTRPHWSGEDFEQAVIAAASLYLYSLQQKIPVQFWSPATGMLHGQSTVLRELAAIAPCPTLAEYPLDSLVWLTSDWASPDSLPVGSFTVLWGEPPPRRQGGFLWIDRDRPLGMQLQAAVSYILS; encoded by the coding sequence ATGATCAAGCTGCGTCGCCTCAGTCAATCTTTGGAGGAACGCTGGGTAACCCCCGCCTATGCAGGACTGCTGCTGTTGGGGATGAATCTCTTTCTCTTTGCCGCAGCGATTAACTCGATGGCGGGCTGGCTGTACGTCATTACGGGGATCATTTTTGGTTTGCTCTTGGTGGCCGCGATTCTACCGCCGCGCTATTTGCGGGGATTGGTGCTGGAGCGGGCCAAGCTGGATCCGGTTCATGCGGGCGATCGCCTGCGCCTAACGGTCCTTCTCACCAATGCCACCCAAAAACCTCGCCACAATTTGCAAGTGATTGACCCCGTTCCCCGCGCCCTTTGGTCAGCCACCCAACGAGAAGCGCCCCAACAGGCGATCGAGCGGCTTCCACCCCAAGAAACAATCACTTGGCAGTACGATCTCATCCCACCGCGTCGGGGCATTTATGAGTGGCAGCAACTGATCCTCCGCACCGCCGCCCCCTTGGGACTCTTTTGGTGCCGGCGTGCATTTCCCGTGCCGCAGCAGGTGGTGGTTTATCCGCAGGTTCTGCAACTGCAACAGTGCCCTTTGCTGGATCAATTGGGGCAAGAGATTTCCCAAGAATGGCGCGATCGCCAGCATCATCTCCACGTTGCCCAAGAGGGCATCACCCGTGCCTTACGTCCCTACCGCTGGGGAGATCCTTTGCGTCTAGTGCATTGGCGCACCAGTGCCCGTTATGGCGAACTGCGGGTACGCGAGTTTGATACCTTTAGCGGTGGCAATGCAGTGACCGTTGCCTTGGATACCCGTCCCCACTGGAGCGGGGAAGACTTTGAGCAGGCGGTGATTGCGGCGGCTAGTCTTTATCTCTACAGTTTGCAACAAAAAATTCCTGTGCAGTTTTGGAGTCCTGCCACGGGGATGCTCCATGGCCAATCAACGGTGCTACGGGAATTGGCGGCGATCGCCCCCTGCCCAACCCTTGCCGAATATCCCCTTGATTCCTTGGTCTGGCTCACCAGTGACTGGGCAAGTCCTGACTCTTTACCTGTTGGCAGTTTTACCGTGCTCTGGGGCGAACCACCCCCACGGCGACAAGGAGGGTTTCTTTGGATTGATCGCGATCGCCCCCTAGGGATGCAATTACAAGCCGCTGTCAGCTATATCCTCTCTTAG
- a CDS encoding ferredoxin family protein: MAHTIVTNTCEGVADCVEACPVACIHPGAGKNAKGTDWFWIDFATCIDCGICLQVCPVEGAIVPEERPDLQATPA; this comes from the coding sequence GTGGCGCACACCATTGTCACCAATACCTGCGAAGGGGTTGCCGATTGTGTTGAGGCCTGTCCAGTGGCCTGCATTCATCCGGGGGCGGGCAAAAATGCCAAGGGCACCGATTGGTTTTGGATTGATTTTGCCACCTGTATTGACTGTGGCATTTGTTTGCAAGTGTGTCCGGTTGAAGGGGCAATTGTGCCGGAAGAACGCCCTGATCTCCAAGCCACTCCCGCATGA
- a CDS encoding co-chaperone YbbN: MILRHQIAANRCCKTTADCYYDPKTKRDNNVKGIQQFNIEGFQRQIRSAPVPVIVHFWAPWCGLCRLIDPLLDQLEQSLPQRLQILRINADENFALSRHFQLTSLPTLLFFDRGELVQRFDPVLVKGDFRQALQQLLAHSFPSLLPAESHRS, encoded by the coding sequence TTGATCCTACGGCATCAGATCGCCGCAAATCGCTGCTGCAAAACCACCGCTGACTGCTACTATGATCCCAAGACAAAACGAGATAACAACGTGAAGGGCATTCAGCAATTTAATATTGAAGGATTCCAGCGGCAAATTCGCAGTGCCCCCGTGCCTGTGATTGTTCACTTTTGGGCGCCTTGGTGTGGCCTCTGCCGCCTCATTGATCCCCTGCTGGATCAACTGGAGCAATCGCTGCCCCAACGGTTGCAAATTCTCAGGATCAATGCCGATGAAAACTTTGCCCTTAGTCGTCACTTTCAATTGACGAGTCTGCCAACGCTCCTTTTTTTCGATCGCGGTGAATTGGTGCAGCGCTTTGATCCCGTCCTTGTCAAGGGGGACTTTCGTCAAGCCTTGCAGCAACTGCTTGCCCACTCGTTTCCTAGCCTCTTGCCCGCTGAGTCCCACCGCTCTTAA
- a CDS encoding CD225/dispanin family protein: MNPSNENIPNYMVPAILSTICCCLPFGIVAIIFASQVNSRLAAGDRAGALEASNKAKLFTWISVILGLLGGAVYALLMVLSIMAKQGGM, encoded by the coding sequence ATGAACCCTTCAAATGAAAATATTCCCAATTACATGGTTCCAGCGATTCTATCCACGATTTGCTGCTGTTTGCCTTTCGGTATTGTCGCTATTATTTTTGCTTCCCAAGTCAATTCAAGGTTAGCCGCCGGCGATCGCGCTGGGGCGTTGGAGGCTTCAAACAAAGCCAAGCTATTTACTTGGATTTCAGTGATTTTGGGATTGCTTGGTGGTGCCGTTTATGCGCTGCTCATGGTGCTCTCAATCATGGCTAAGCAAGGGGGCATGTAG
- the recA gene encoding recombinase RecA: MSDATLSPEKRKALDLAVAQIERNFGKGSIMRLGDATRMKVETISSGALTLDLALGGGLPKGRIIEIYGPESSGKTTLALHAVAEVQKAGGVAAFVDAEHALDPTYAAALGVDIENLLVAQPDTGEVGLEIVDQLVRSTAVDIVVVDSVAALVPRAEIEGDMGDSHVGLQARLMSQALRKITGNIGKTGCTVIFLNQLRQKIGVTYGNPETTTGGTALKFYASVRLDIRRVQTLKRGTEEFGIRAKVKVAKNKVAPPFRIAEFDIIFGKGISNLGCILDMAEETGVISRKGAWYSYNGENLAQGRDNTIKYMEENPAFAQAVEQQVRQKLDQGAAVSANTVTHTHEEMGEGE, encoded by the coding sequence ATGAGTGACGCCACCCTCTCCCCCGAAAAGCGCAAAGCCCTCGATCTAGCCGTTGCCCAAATCGAACGTAATTTTGGTAAAGGCAGCATCATGCGCCTTGGGGATGCCACCCGGATGAAGGTGGAGACCATTTCCAGTGGCGCACTCACCCTTGACCTTGCCTTGGGCGGTGGACTGCCGAAGGGGCGGATCATTGAAATTTATGGCCCTGAAAGTTCGGGGAAAACCACCCTAGCGCTCCATGCCGTGGCTGAAGTTCAGAAAGCGGGTGGGGTGGCTGCCTTTGTGGATGCGGAACATGCTCTTGATCCCACCTATGCGGCTGCCCTCGGCGTGGACATTGAAAACCTACTGGTTGCCCAGCCAGACACTGGGGAAGTGGGCTTAGAAATTGTTGATCAACTGGTGCGCTCCACAGCCGTAGATATTGTGGTGGTGGACTCCGTTGCAGCATTGGTACCCCGCGCCGAAATTGAGGGGGATATGGGGGATAGCCATGTGGGACTGCAAGCCCGCCTGATGAGCCAAGCGCTGCGCAAAATTACCGGCAATATCGGTAAAACGGGTTGCACCGTGATTTTCCTGAACCAATTGCGGCAAAAAATTGGCGTCACCTACGGTAACCCTGAAACGACCACCGGCGGAACAGCCCTCAAGTTTTATGCCTCCGTGCGGTTGGATATTCGCCGTGTTCAAACTCTGAAAAGGGGGACGGAGGAATTTGGGATTCGTGCCAAGGTCAAGGTAGCTAAAAACAAGGTGGCTCCTCCCTTTCGCATTGCTGAATTTGACATCATTTTTGGTAAGGGCATTTCCAATCTCGGCTGTATTCTCGATATGGCCGAGGAAACGGGTGTGATTAGCCGCAAAGGGGCTTGGTATTCCTATAACGGCGAAAATCTTGCCCAAGGCCGCGACAACACCATCAAGTACATGGAGGAAAACCCCGCCTTTGCCCAAGCAGTGGAACAGCAGGTACGCCAAAAACTAGACCAAGGGGCAGCCGTCTCCGCCAATACCGTGACTCATACCCACGAGGAAATGGGCGAAGGGGAATAG
- a CDS encoding tetratricopeptide repeat protein, translating to MLARLTLSLGLVLLSGSLATAQVVLPRTLELNAKEMEQNGFIVAQEALQLAQFQQFQDALVRAKLAVQLAPQAHEIWALLGGLYLTVNQPKDAVPALEQSLKLNDKNPGAYFNLGSAHFRLGHYGASVRAIEQGLALKPDATEEWFNLGNAYLKLGQKDRAIEQYRRALRLDRQFWPAYTNIGLVLYEQGNIRQAAKNWEQAADIDPKASEPKLALATALLQLGNEARALQLAEEALRLDSRYGTVEFQRENLWGDRLVADTQTLLAKPPLRALMSQLQPEQSALPQP from the coding sequence ATGCTTGCCCGTTTAACCCTGAGTCTGGGTCTTGTTCTCCTGAGTGGCAGTCTGGCAACGGCACAAGTGGTGTTACCGCGCACCCTTGAACTCAATGCCAAGGAGATGGAGCAAAATGGTTTTATCGTGGCGCAAGAAGCCCTGCAACTGGCGCAGTTCCAGCAATTTCAAGATGCTTTGGTGCGGGCAAAACTGGCAGTGCAGTTGGCACCTCAAGCCCACGAAATTTGGGCATTGCTGGGGGGACTCTACCTGACCGTCAATCAACCCAAGGATGCGGTGCCAGCCCTAGAGCAGTCTTTGAAACTCAATGATAAGAATCCGGGGGCTTATTTCAACTTAGGCTCTGCCCATTTTCGCCTCGGACACTATGGAGCCTCGGTGCGGGCGATCGAGCAGGGGTTGGCTCTTAAACCGGATGCCACAGAGGAGTGGTTTAACCTTGGCAACGCCTATCTCAAACTGGGGCAAAAGGATCGGGCGATCGAGCAATACCGCCGCGCATTGCGCTTGGATCGTCAGTTTTGGCCAGCCTACACCAACATTGGCCTCGTGCTCTACGAACAGGGCAATATCCGCCAAGCAGCCAAGAACTGGGAACAGGCAGCAGACATTGACCCCAAGGCCAGTGAACCGAAACTGGCTTTAGCAACAGCCCTGCTGCAACTGGGGAATGAAGCAAGAGCACTACAACTGGCGGAGGAAGCCCTGCGCCTCGATAGCCGCTATGGCACCGTGGAATTTCAACGGGAAAACCTCTGGGGCGATCGCCTAGTGGCCGATACGCAAACCCTATTGGCCAAGCCCCCCCTGCGGGCACTGATGAGCCAACTCCAACCTGAACAATCTGCCCTTCCTCAGCCCTAG
- a CDS encoding helicase HerA domain-containing protein, producing the protein MTAQQLGIVVQGSLSQGLEVRLSGHVSVEELRVGQFLVVQGRRSRFFCLLTDVVLGTANPRILLNPPALEDTFLQEVLAGSGTFATLSLAPMLMILNDAQELLPVKTIPAHFSPVYEASERDFRAVFGWEDDPQRRNFAIGTPLDMQVPICLDLDRFVERSNGIFGKSGTGKSFLTRLLLSGIIRKQAAVNLIFDMHSEYGWEATREGKQLSTVKGLRQLFPRQVKIYTLDPESTQRRGVRDAQELYIGFDQIEVEDLALVQGELNLSEASLENAIILRNEFGKGWITRLLMMTNQEIQEFCETKMGSKASIMALQRKLTRLEQLKYLRNTCTKNYIGQILETLAAGQHVVIEFGSQANMLSYMLATNIIARRIHQAYVQQSEVFLQTKNPSDRPRQLVITIEEAHRFLDPATVKQTIFGTIAREMRKYFVTLLVVDQRPSGIDSEIMSQIGTRITALLNDEKDIEAIFTGVAGSQQLRSVLAKLDSKQQALVLGHAVPMPVVIQTRSYDETFYAEMGDRDWEELPTPLLLEAAQAAKSDLGI; encoded by the coding sequence ATGACAGCTCAACAACTGGGAATTGTCGTCCAAGGCTCCCTCAGTCAAGGCCTAGAAGTGCGACTCAGTGGTCATGTTTCAGTCGAAGAACTGCGGGTTGGCCAATTTTTGGTAGTGCAAGGCCGGCGATCGCGCTTCTTTTGCCTGCTCACAGATGTTGTGCTCGGCACTGCCAATCCTCGCATTCTCCTGAATCCACCCGCCCTTGAGGATACCTTTTTGCAGGAGGTGCTGGCGGGCAGCGGCACGTTTGCCACATTGAGTCTGGCTCCTATGTTGATGATTCTCAACGATGCGCAGGAACTCCTGCCGGTGAAAACAATTCCTGCCCATTTCAGTCCGGTCTATGAAGCCAGTGAGCGGGACTTTCGCGCCGTGTTTGGCTGGGAGGACGATCCGCAGCGGCGCAACTTTGCCATTGGCACCCCCTTGGATATGCAGGTACCCATCTGTCTAGACTTAGATCGCTTTGTCGAGCGCAGTAATGGCATATTTGGCAAGTCGGGGACAGGCAAATCCTTCTTAACGCGGCTGCTGCTGTCGGGGATTATTCGCAAACAGGCGGCAGTGAACCTGATTTTTGATATGCACTCGGAGTATGGCTGGGAGGCAACCCGTGAAGGCAAGCAACTGAGTACGGTTAAGGGACTGCGGCAACTGTTTCCCCGCCAAGTAAAGATCTATACCCTTGATCCTGAATCCACCCAACGGCGCGGCGTGCGCGATGCCCAAGAACTCTACATTGGTTTTGATCAAATTGAGGTGGAGGATCTGGCGCTGGTGCAGGGGGAACTGAACCTCTCGGAGGCCAGCCTCGAAAATGCAATTATTTTGCGCAATGAGTTTGGCAAGGGCTGGATTACTCGGCTGCTGATGATGACCAATCAGGAGATTCAAGAGTTTTGTGAAACGAAAATGGGCAGCAAGGCCTCAATCATGGCGCTGCAACGAAAACTGACACGGCTAGAGCAACTGAAGTATCTACGCAACACCTGTACCAAGAACTACATTGGCCAGATTTTGGAGACCCTTGCTGCGGGTCAACACGTGGTAATTGAGTTTGGCTCCCAAGCCAATATGCTCTCCTATATGCTGGCGACAAATATTATTGCCCGTCGCATCCACCAAGCCTATGTCCAGCAGTCGGAGGTGTTTCTGCAAACGAAAAATCCCAGCGATCGCCCGCGTCAACTGGTGATCACGATTGAAGAGGCCCACCGCTTCTTAGATCCTGCCACTGTGAAGCAAACGATTTTTGGCACGATCGCCCGCGAAATGCGCAAGTACTTCGTGACCTTGCTCGTTGTCGATCAACGGCCTTCGGGTATTGATAGCGAAATCATGTCGCAAATTGGGACGCGCATTACCGCCCTCCTGAATGATGAAAAGGACATTGAGGCGATTTTTACTGGGGTGGCTGGCTCGCAGCAGTTGCGTTCGGTGTTAGCCAAGCTCGATTCTAAACAACAGGCGCTTGTCCTTGGTCATGCAGTGCCAATGCCCGTGGTGATCCAAACCCGCAGTTATGACGAAACCTTTTATGCGGAGATGGGCGATCGCGATTGGGAAGAACTACCTACACCACTGTTATTGGAGGCGGCGCAAGCGGCGAAGTCAGATCTAGGGATTTAG
- the nagA gene encoding N-acetylglucosamine-6-phosphate deacetylase — translation MMAIQWLDRVRLLGSDRLQQVQLAEGKVAAIGLDLIPPQAVGVLDFGGDYLSLGGVDLQINGALGIPFPWLQTAEPLPKIGRYLWQQGIDAYAPTIVTAPLGEIHTALRLIHQYSPASPEPEAEILGVHLEGPFLNPRKRGAHPQQYLQSLTVEAVHQVLAEFSSAVCILTLAPELDATNQVLAYLRGLGITVSLGHSMATLEQAQAAFEAGATMITHAFNAMPPLHHREPGLLAAALTDQRVWCGVIGDGVHVHPQMLKLLGQCAADRLFLVSDALAPLGLGDGMYPWDERQIEVKNGTARLADGTLCGTTVPLLAMVGRLVDWGVCNFEAALTLATVNPRRALGLCTELLQQPVTHLLRWRSPHHYERLLS, via the coding sequence ATGATGGCAATCCAATGGCTCGATCGCGTGCGGCTTTTGGGGAGCGATCGCCTGCAACAGGTACAACTTGCTGAGGGGAAGGTAGCAGCCATTGGTTTGGATTTAATTCCACCCCAAGCGGTTGGCGTTCTTGATTTTGGTGGCGATTATCTCTCCCTTGGGGGCGTGGACTTGCAAATTAACGGTGCCTTGGGCATTCCCTTTCCTTGGTTACAGACAGCAGAACCGCTACCAAAAATTGGCCGCTACCTTTGGCAACAGGGCATTGACGCCTATGCCCCCACCATCGTAACTGCCCCCCTTGGGGAAATCCACACCGCCTTGCGACTTATTCACCAGTACAGCCCGGCGTCCCCAGAGCCAGAAGCTGAGATTCTAGGCGTCCATTTAGAGGGGCCTTTTCTCAATCCCCGCAAGCGGGGTGCACATCCACAGCAGTATCTGCAATCCTTGACCGTTGAAGCGGTTCACCAAGTTCTGGCAGAGTTTAGCTCCGCCGTATGCATTCTCACCCTAGCACCGGAACTGGACGCCACTAATCAGGTTCTAGCCTACTTACGTGGGTTGGGAATTACCGTGAGTTTGGGCCACTCCATGGCCACCCTAGAGCAAGCCCAAGCAGCCTTTGAGGCGGGTGCCACGATGATTACCCATGCCTTTAATGCCATGCCCCCTCTGCATCATCGCGAGCCGGGATTGTTGGCGGCGGCCTTGACGGATCAGCGGGTCTGGTGTGGAGTGATTGGCGATGGGGTTCATGTTCATCCACAAATGCTAAAGCTGCTGGGGCAGTGCGCGGCGGATCGCCTGTTTTTGGTCAGTGATGCCCTCGCCCCCTTGGGGTTAGGGGATGGGATGTATCCTTGGGATGAGCGGCAGATTGAAGTAAAAAATGGTACCGCACGCCTAGCTGATGGTACCCTCTGTGGCACCACGGTGCCGCTGCTGGCAATGGTGGGGCGCTTGGTGGACTGGGGAGTTTGCAATTTTGAAGCAGCACTGACGTTGGCCACTGTGAACCCTCGCCGTGCCTTGGGCTTGTGTACTGAGTTACTCCAGCAACCGGTCACTCACCTGTTGCGCTGGCGATCGCCCCACCACTATGAACGACTGCTCAGTTGA